The genomic segment AAGGTATCACCACAACACCTACAATCACAAACAAGGAAAGCCCACACCTGATGGTATGAGCATTCACTCCCTTACTGCTGTGATTGTTAGTCTTCAAAGTGGTGATTTTAGGACTTCACAAGTAAGAAGCAAACACTTCTTTTTCTAATATGTCTTGTTAAACTTCTATTTCATTAGCAATCATTTGATTGTTTCTGTTGCAAAGTTAAGACTTTCCACATATAAACAATCATCCGAAGACTACTTTTAATAGGTTTTCAGACCATATTAGCACCATAGGCATGAGCTTATTCTCTTATCTGTCATTAAGGCTCTTGAAGTGGAAAAGTAATAATAACCTTCATATCCACCAGTGGCAAATGTACCATTAATTCTATTACATATCTCTGATTCTCATATCTTTTCAAAATAAAAGTCCCAATTCCTTACAAGAACCGAGGCTTACAACAATAATAAACACAATACAAAGGCTACTCACCTTTATCTCTCTTTAGCCATTATACACATGAATATCAATCCAATAGTGATATTCAAAATGCCTTTTATCATTATCTCCATGTTATAATCAGTTCAAATATCTTAATACCCAACTACAGCCAGCTACTCCAGAAGGAAAAACAAGAAAAAGATGGAAGACATTTCATATCCAATCTTTCTTCCAAACTACCTTCTGGAGCTTATTTTCCAGTTCTCCATTCAGCCACCATAGAAAATACCCCTTGCTTACTTCCTATATAAATATAACCAAGTAAGTGTGAAGTGTCGAATTTTTATTTTTATTCCTATAAGGTACATTACAAGTTTTTTCGACACTACAGAATTTCCTAATATAATGGATAAATAAGAGCAAATACTCCAGAAAGGAATGGGAATTATAAGATTATTGTATAAACCATGAATATTCATTTTCTCCATACAGAGCCTTATTTAGCCCTTCTGTAAGTTGTGTGGCATTCAGTGACCTATCCAAGAAATTATCTATATAGCTGCTTTTGTTGGCTCCAGTGAGCAGATTATATACATTCCACATGGAAACAGCATTCTGATTCTCAGGAAGAGCAAAGTTATCATCATTGTAATATGCCTTGGCTACAAGCCCTATCTGTGTATCAGTCATCAGCATTTGAGGAAGCCTTTTCTTCTGTTCAACTGGGAGATATTGATATAATCTACTCTTACCCAAAAACTGTGCAAACTGCTGTTCAGTCATATAACTATCTTTATATGTACTCATGTAGTATAGGTGTTTGGCTATGTTGTATTCTTGAAATAGCCTCATCACTGAACTAAATAAATCAGCAGTACTCATCACCTTTAACTCAGACTTGTAACCATCAGTTGAGACACACATATTACAGCAAACTAAGTTCTTAAAGCCTATAAATACCTTGAATTTTTCTACACTTTTCTTACTATACAAGTTTTCATGATTATATGCCCTTACTCCACCAATAGTAAGATTCAATCTATTGCCTATTATATCTTCATGGATAGTGGGAATCTCAAAGCAGAACATCATTCTTTCATAATAAATGGTCTTGTCTGATTCAAGTAAATCCTTCACTGGTTTATGAATAGCTTCGGGTGTTCTGCCTTTAATGACATGGCTTACTCTGATAGCTGGTTCTTCAATCCTCTCATTGGGAAATATCTGATTGGCAGCTTCCCAAACCATTTCAATAAATGAAGGGTGACTGATAGTTATCTCATTATCCTTGCTGAATACTGGCACTACACATTCTTTCCTTAGATGCTGTATAGTGACTTCTTTGGTATTGGCTTCTATAAAAGGTAATCTTTTGTTTTCCCTTCTGGAGCTGATAATTTCAGTCTCTATAGTTTCAACTGGGGTTTCAATCTCAAACTTTGGCTGACTAAATGTTTGCATCAACATATTAGTTCTGTGTACTGGCATTAACTGCATTGCTTCCATAATGTATAAAATTAGGATTATAGTTGATAATAGGTTTATTGCTCTCTTCTTGTAACTGCATCTTCTTCTGCATGAAATCTGATGTAAGTTGCTGATACCATTCTGGGTATTGGTGATAAATGGAGGTAAGTTCTTCAATGGTTTTAGCCTGATTTATCTTCTGCTTTATCATATCCAAGTTTACTCCATTATTGCACCAATCCAGTATTATTTGCCCAGTAGTGGGTGTAATAGTAAAGTCTGGTTTACCCATGAATAGACTTGTTCTATCCTTTGATGCAATGGCTTGATGCTTCATGTTAATATCAAGGACTATGGTAAATTCATAATCTATTCCATCCCTCATGACAGCTTTTAACCCCACTTTCTCTGGAATCATCTTGCCATTTTTTTCACTAAGAACATAATCCTGCTTGCACCTCATAGTACAAATAACATGGCTTGGAGATTGTAGAATCTTCTGCATGAAGGCATTAATTCTTGGTGTAATCTTCTGCCAGTTAGTGAATGAATTGCCTTGTAGATTAGCATGATACTCCAGAAGGTTATCCCAACACTGAGAGATACTATCAATGATTATCACCTCCATTTTAGCATCCTCACATACTTTTACAGCTTCAATATAGGCTTCAGGTGTAAAGTTGTCTTGAAGGGGTAATACATTGTAGTTGCCTAAACTGGCATACAAATCAGCACTTCCATTCTCACTGTCTATGATGGCTATTTTAGTCCAATCTTTAGTCAGACCATAGGCTAATAATAAGGCTGAATAGGTCTTTCCTGAGCCTGCA from the Bacteroides eggerthii genome contains:
- a CDS encoding DUF3871 family protein; translated protein: MEAMQLMPVHRTNMLMQTFSQPKFEIETPVETIETEIISSRRENKRLPFIEANTKEVTIQHLRKECVVPVFSKDNEITISHPSFIEMVWEAANQIFPNERIEEPAIRVSHVIKGRTPEAIHKPVKDLLESDKTIYYERMMFCFEIPTIHEDIIGNRLNLTIGGVRAYNHENLYSKKSVEKFKVFIGFKNLVCCNMCVSTDGYKSELKVMSTADLFSSVMRLFQEYNIAKHLYYMSTYKDSYMTEQQFAQFLGKSRLYQYLPVEQKKRLPQMLMTDTQIGLVAKAYYNDDNFALPENQNAVSMWNVYNLLTGANKSSYIDNFLDRSLNATQLTEGLNKALYGENEYSWFIQ
- a CDS encoding AAA family ATPase, yielding MLNLRVSSKKQAKIKLALQGCAGSGKTYSALLLAYGLTKDWTKIAIIDSENGSADLYASLGNYNVLPLQDNFTPEAYIEAVKVCEDAKMEVIIIDSISQCWDNLLEYHANLQGNSFTNWQKITPRINAFMQKILQSPSHVICTMRCKQDYVLSEKNGKMIPEKVGLKAVMRDGIDYEFTIVLDINMKHQAIASKDRTSLFMGKPDFTITPTTGQIILDWCNNGVNLDMIKQKINQAKTIEELTSIYHQYPEWYQQLTSDFMQKKMQLQEESNKPIINYNPNFIHYGSNAVNASTQN